The Micromonospora sp. NBC_00421 genome contains a region encoding:
- a CDS encoding type I polyketide synthase gives MTHSGSPADTPALRPLRGSGSDMGNEDKLRDYLKRVMADLHDTRRRLSEVQSQELEPVAIVAMSCRLPGGVRNPDDLWELLRDGRDAVTFFPDDRGWDLERLYHPDPDNPGTSYAREGGFIDGAGDFDARFFGISPREALTMDPQQRLLLETAWEAVESAGIDPASLRGTRTGVFVGTNGQDYGTLLMMSPDGDEGHSMTGGAAAVASGRVSYTLGLEGPAVSIDTACSSSLVALHLAVQALRAGECTLALAGGVTVMATPGLLVGSSRQRALSPDGRCRSFSAAADGAGFSEGVGWLLVERLSDARRNGHRVLAVVRGSAVNQDGASNGLTAPHGPAQQRVISQALISARLSTADVDVVEAHGTGTRLGDPIEAQALLATYGQDRGEATPVLLGSVKSNLGHTQAAAGVAGVIKVVQAMRHGVVPATLHVDEPSPHIDWSAGAVELVTEARPWPAVGRPRRAAVSSFGISGTNAHVIIEQADESVDEEAETRTRAPGVVGSEVTVWPVSARTRNALAGQAARLAAHVRERDGLDTSALAWSLATTRASLDQRAVVVGSGVEELLSGLDAVASGVPAGNVVSGVVGSSAGAVFVFPGQGGQSVGMAAGLVGRVPVFDARLAECQRALVPFVDVDVVSVLTGGDESWLGRVEVVQPVLWAVGVALAAVWEEVGVLPGVVVGHSQGEIGAACVAGVLSVEDGARVVALRSRALGVLRGSGAMASVDLSVGAVTERLVGFPGVGVAAVNGPASVVVSGPPQPVADLVAACVADGVRARLIPVDYASHSAAVQEVAERLRADLSEVKPQAGHVRLVSTLTGDWVDPSSMTADYWYENLRRTVQFDAAVRVAVAAGYRTFVEVSPHPVLTMPVTAILDDVEVTGHVLGTLRRGEDDPTRLLINLATAHAIGLPVDLTRVLPEAEVVPLPTYAFDHQRYWPAPPIFLNQDDGEPDLDRWRYRVTWEVLPDLPLTRLSGTWLVPVPAALAEDPLVAGVLGALGNVGADVVPVLLDVIDDQSAFTDRLRAALPTDGLAGVLSLLGLDERVHPEHLAAPLGVVGAAQLVQALGTLGVEAPLWCATRRAVAVGAGDAPPTPVAAAVWGFGRAVALEHPGRWGGLVDLPADLDPGTGARLCAVLGGSGGEDQVAVRETGVLVRRLTRITGPEPATTDPGDDGWRMRGTVLITGGTGGLGGHMARWAARAGAAHVLLASRHGPDAPGAADLAAELTDLGVRVTVAPCDVTDRTQLAALLASTPDDAPLTAVLHTAAVLDDGIVDTVTPARLHAVAAPKCTAAEHLDELTRDLDLDAFVLFSSVAGTTGNAGQGAYGAANAYLDALAERRRAEGRPALSVGWGAWSGAGLPAENEVARQRLQRGGMVAMKPELAVEALGLALRRGEVTTVIADIDWTRFAPAFTLVRPSPLIGDLPEVRRAAPPADQPAEAAQDAPSSALAQRLAGISSADRNAELRDLVRQCAATALGYGAAEDVPATRPFRDLGLDSLTAVEMRNFLATATGLRLPATLAFDYPNPTVLAAHLDELLTGNAVDTTAPVAAAAVSDEPIAIVAMGCRFPGGADTPERLWQLLAAGGDAVGEFPTDRGWDLARLFDADPANEGTSYAREGAFVPAAAEFDAGFFGISPREALAMDPQQRLLLETSWEAIERAGIDPQALRGSSTGVFVGTNYQDYRNLMIGAEGAEGHLMTGNAGSVLSGRVAYTFGLEGPAVSVDTACSSSLVALHWACQALRSAECSLALVGGVTVMATPGVFVGFSRQRGLAPDGRVKAFASAADGTSWGEGAGMLLVERLSDARRNGHPVLAVIRGSAVNQDGASNGLTAPNGPAQQRVIRQALSNARLSAADVDAVEAHGTGTRLGDPIEAQALLATYGQERPADRPLWLGSVKSNIGHTQAAAGVAGIIKMVLAMRNGYLPPTLHVDEPTDQVDWSVGAVGLLTEGRPWPLTGRPRRAAVSSFGISGTNAHTILEQAPEPAVPVVSPAELPLVPVLLSARTAASLAAQAGPWADRLTGPQAAPLVDVGWSSAVSRAVLEHRAVVLAADRKELRAGLRALARGDDSPLLVTGAATGTPKVAYLFSGQGAQRPGMGRELAGAYPVFAAALDEVCAVLDPHLPRPLREVMFAEAGTVEADLLDRTEFTQPAIFAVEVALFRLLSAWGLRPDVVAGHSIGEFAAAHAAGVLTVADAAELVAARGRLMQALPDGGAMVAVAAPEADVRASLGDRADRVCVAAVNGPTAVVLSGPADAVEEVTAEWAARGVRTRRLAVSHAFHSPLMDPVLDDLATVAARLSHHAPTIPLVSTVTGAPVDATEMGTPGYWVRHARGAVRFADAVTALRRQGCTGFVEVGPDGVLTALTQAALADGGSAGGRPALVVPTLRRDRPESAALLRAVATLHAHGWSPDWPALYADAEPQPADLPTHVFDRQRFWPEPPAWLTAPVDERTETDSRFWTAVEAEDLDSLLRELDVDRDQPFGTVLPALSAWRRRGRERSMVDSARYRELWQPLAAPTTPSATPPERWLVLLPAALAGDPGLDACVRALGANVTTVPVDTAADPDELVGVLADALARTDQPLSILSLLGLDDSPHAEYPALPRGLVATVQLLHAMTDLDVAARLWCATRGAVGVADGDAPASPRQTALWGLGRVAALEQSARWAGLVDLPAAIDGGTATRLADLLTGGVAEDQLAVRDAGVFVRRLAPAATVGEPEPWRPRGTVLVTGGTGALGGHIARWVAAAGAERIVLTSRRGIDTPGAAELLAELEASGVDCRVARCDAADRAAMTDLIAELRREGPPLRTVMHAAGVSELVPLADTTLEDLAYVIGPKLVGAELLDELLDGVELDAFVLFSSIAAVWGSGGQGAYAAGNAYLDAFAQRRRARGLPATSVAWGPWTESGMFDDSGPEQLRRRGLRVMPPGVALAGLRHALAVGDTCVTIVDIDWATFHPPFTALRSSPLLADLPAVRELNAGPAESVGTPATVGRDLLAELRPLPAAERRGSLLEMVRVTAAKVLGHSTADAVDTERGFLDLGFDSLTAVELRNLLSAETGHELATTVVFDYPTAADLAGHLYGELFGDEGEPVDGGDEETVRRVLAAIPLDQLRRSGLLDPLLRLARDTGAPEPDPAAAPTAPVAPEAEIRELDVASLVRLALEGSDS, from the coding sequence CTGACCCACTCCGGCTCTCCCGCCGACACCCCGGCTCTCCGTCCCCTGCGAGGAAGCGGCTCCGACATGGGCAATGAAGACAAGCTCCGCGACTACCTCAAGCGGGTCATGGCTGATCTCCACGACACCCGTCGACGGCTCAGCGAGGTCCAGTCCCAGGAACTGGAGCCGGTGGCGATCGTGGCGATGAGCTGTCGGCTGCCCGGCGGGGTGCGCAACCCGGACGACCTGTGGGAGCTGCTGCGGGACGGCCGGGACGCCGTCACCTTCTTCCCCGACGACCGGGGCTGGGACCTGGAGCGGCTCTACCACCCCGACCCCGACAACCCGGGCACCTCGTACGCCCGGGAAGGCGGGTTCATCGACGGGGCCGGTGACTTCGACGCCCGTTTCTTCGGCATCTCGCCCCGCGAGGCCCTCACCATGGACCCGCAGCAGCGGCTCCTGCTGGAGACAGCCTGGGAGGCGGTCGAATCCGCCGGCATCGACCCCGCCTCGTTGCGCGGCACCCGGACCGGAGTCTTCGTCGGCACCAACGGGCAGGACTACGGCACCCTGCTGATGATGTCGCCGGACGGGGACGAGGGCCACTCGATGACCGGAGGGGCGGCGGCCGTCGCCTCCGGGCGGGTGTCGTACACGCTGGGGCTGGAGGGGCCGGCGGTGTCGATCGACACGGCCTGCTCCTCCTCCCTGGTGGCGCTGCACCTCGCCGTGCAGGCGCTGCGCGCGGGGGAGTGCACGCTGGCCCTGGCCGGTGGGGTCACCGTGATGGCGACCCCCGGCCTCCTGGTCGGCTCCAGCCGGCAGCGTGCCCTGTCCCCGGACGGGCGGTGCAGGTCGTTCTCCGCTGCCGCCGACGGTGCCGGGTTCTCCGAGGGGGTCGGCTGGCTGCTGGTGGAGCGGCTGTCGGACGCCCGCCGTAACGGCCACCGGGTCCTGGCGGTCGTCCGGGGCAGTGCGGTCAACCAGGACGGTGCGTCGAACGGACTCACCGCCCCCCACGGGCCCGCGCAGCAGCGGGTGATCAGCCAGGCCCTCATCTCGGCCCGGCTCTCCACCGCCGACGTGGACGTGGTGGAGGCGCACGGCACGGGTACCCGCCTGGGTGACCCGATCGAGGCCCAGGCGCTGCTGGCCACGTACGGGCAGGACCGGGGGGAGGCCACCCCGGTGCTGTTGGGGTCGGTGAAGTCGAACCTCGGGCACACCCAGGCCGCCGCCGGTGTGGCCGGTGTGATCAAGGTGGTGCAGGCGATGCGGCACGGGGTCGTGCCGGCGACCCTGCACGTGGACGAGCCGTCGCCGCACATCGACTGGTCGGCGGGTGCGGTGGAGTTGGTGACCGAGGCGCGGCCGTGGCCGGCGGTGGGGCGGCCGCGTCGGGCGGCGGTGTCGTCGTTCGGCATCTCCGGCACCAACGCTCACGTGATCATCGAGCAGGCCGACGAATCCGTCGACGAGGAGGCCGAGACCCGTACCCGCGCTCCGGGCGTGGTCGGCTCGGAGGTGACCGTCTGGCCCGTGTCGGCGCGGACGAGGAACGCACTGGCCGGCCAGGCCGCCCGCCTCGCCGCGCACGTGCGCGAGCGCGACGGCCTGGACACCTCCGCGCTGGCCTGGTCGCTGGCGACCACCCGCGCCAGCCTCGACCAGCGGGCGGTGGTGGTCGGGTCGGGTGTGGAGGAGTTGCTGTCGGGGTTGGATGCGGTGGCGTCGGGTGTGCCGGCGGGGAACGTGGTTTCGGGTGTGGTTGGTTCGTCTGCGGGTGCGGTGTTTGTGTTTCCGGGTCAGGGTGGGCAGTCGGTGGGGATGGCGGCGGGTTTGGTGGGGCGGGTGCCGGTGTTTGATGCGCGGTTGGCGGAGTGTCAGCGGGCGTTGGTGCCGTTTGTGGATGTGGATGTGGTGTCGGTGTTGACGGGGGGTGATGAGTCGTGGTTGGGGCGGGTGGAGGTGGTGCAGCCGGTGTTGTGGGCGGTGGGTGTGGCGTTGGCGGCGGTGTGGGAGGAGGTGGGTGTGTTGCCGGGGGTGGTGGTGGGTCATTCGCAGGGTGAGATCGGTGCGGCGTGTGTGGCGGGGGTCTTGTCTGTGGAGGATGGGGCGAGGGTGGTGGCGTTGCGGTCGCGGGCGTTGGGGGTGTTGCGGGGTTCGGGTGCGATGGCGTCGGTGGATTTGTCTGTTGGGGCGGTCACTGAGCGGTTGGTGGGTTTCCCGGGGGTGGGGGTGGCGGCGGTGAATGGTCCGGCGTCGGTGGTGGTGTCGGGTCCGCCGCAGCCGGTGGCTGACCTGGTGGCGGCATGTGTGGCCGATGGGGTGCGGGCCCGGTTGATTCCGGTGGATTATGCGTCGCATTCGGCGGCGGTGCAGGAGGTCGCGGAGCGGTTGCGTGCGGATCTGTCGGAGGTGAAGCCGCAGGCCGGTCACGTCCGGCTCGTCTCGACCTTGACCGGGGATTGGGTGGACCCGTCGTCGATGACGGCGGACTACTGGTATGAGAATCTGCGGCGGACGGTGCAGTTCGACGCTGCGGTGCGGGTGGCGGTCGCGGCGGGTTACCGCACGTTCGTGGAGGTGTCGCCGCATCCGGTGTTGACGATGCCGGTGACCGCGATCCTGGACGACGTGGAGGTGACCGGGCACGTCCTGGGTACGTTGCGTCGGGGTGAGGACGATCCGACCCGGTTGTTGATCAACCTGGCTACCGCGCACGCCATCGGTCTGCCGGTCGACCTGACCCGGGTGCTGCCCGAGGCCGAGGTCGTGCCGCTGCCGACGTACGCCTTCGACCACCAACGGTACTGGCCGGCACCGCCGATCTTCCTGAACCAGGACGACGGGGAGCCGGACCTCGACCGGTGGCGCTACCGGGTCACCTGGGAGGTACTGCCCGACCTGCCGCTGACCCGGCTCTCCGGCACCTGGCTCGTCCCGGTCCCCGCCGCCCTGGCCGAGGATCCGCTGGTCGCCGGTGTGCTGGGGGCGCTCGGCAACGTCGGCGCGGACGTCGTACCCGTGCTGCTGGACGTGATCGACGATCAGTCGGCGTTCACCGACCGGCTGCGCGCGGCCCTCCCCACCGACGGCCTCGCCGGCGTGCTCTCCCTGCTCGGCCTCGACGAGCGCGTGCACCCGGAGCACCTGGCGGCCCCGCTCGGCGTCGTCGGGGCCGCTCAACTGGTGCAGGCGCTCGGCACGCTGGGCGTGGAGGCCCCGCTGTGGTGTGCCACCCGACGGGCCGTCGCGGTCGGTGCCGGGGACGCCCCGCCGACCCCGGTGGCTGCCGCCGTCTGGGGCTTCGGCCGGGCGGTCGCACTCGAACACCCCGGTCGTTGGGGCGGACTGGTGGACCTGCCGGCCGACCTCGACCCGGGTACCGGCGCACGACTCTGCGCGGTTCTCGGCGGCAGCGGCGGCGAGGACCAGGTCGCCGTCCGGGAGACCGGCGTACTCGTCCGCCGCCTCACCCGGATCACCGGGCCCGAGCCGGCCACCACCGACCCCGGCGACGACGGTTGGCGGATGCGCGGCACGGTGCTGATCACCGGCGGAACCGGCGGACTCGGCGGGCACATGGCCCGCTGGGCGGCCCGCGCCGGCGCGGCGCACGTCCTGCTGGCCAGCCGACACGGTCCGGACGCGCCGGGCGCCGCCGACCTGGCGGCGGAGCTGACCGACCTCGGCGTCCGCGTCACCGTGGCCCCCTGCGACGTCACCGACCGGACGCAGCTCGCCGCCCTGCTGGCGAGCACACCCGACGACGCCCCGCTCACCGCCGTGCTGCACACCGCCGCAGTCCTCGACGACGGCATCGTCGACACCGTCACCCCGGCCCGGCTGCACGCCGTCGCCGCACCCAAGTGCACCGCCGCAGAGCACCTGGACGAGCTGACCCGGGACCTCGACCTCGACGCCTTCGTCCTGTTCTCCTCCGTCGCCGGCACCACCGGCAACGCCGGACAGGGCGCCTACGGGGCGGCGAACGCGTACCTCGACGCCCTCGCCGAGCGACGCCGGGCCGAGGGGCGCCCCGCGCTCTCGGTCGGCTGGGGTGCCTGGAGCGGGGCCGGCCTGCCGGCCGAGAACGAGGTCGCCCGGCAGCGGCTCCAGCGTGGCGGCATGGTCGCCATGAAACCCGAGCTCGCGGTGGAGGCACTGGGCCTGGCCCTGCGGCGCGGCGAGGTCACCACGGTGATCGCCGACATCGACTGGACCCGGTTCGCCCCGGCGTTCACCCTGGTCCGGCCCAGCCCGCTGATCGGCGACCTGCCTGAGGTACGGCGGGCGGCCCCGCCGGCGGACCAGCCAGCGGAGGCAGCGCAGGACGCGCCGTCGTCGGCACTCGCCCAGCGGCTCGCCGGAATCAGCTCCGCCGACCGGAACGCGGAGCTGCGGGACCTGGTCCGGCAGTGTGCGGCAACCGCCCTCGGCTACGGGGCGGCCGAGGACGTCCCCGCCACCCGCCCGTTCCGGGACCTCGGCCTGGACTCGCTGACCGCGGTGGAGATGCGCAACTTCCTCGCCACCGCGACCGGCCTGCGGCTGCCGGCCACCCTCGCCTTCGACTACCCGAACCCGACGGTGCTCGCCGCGCACCTCGACGAACTGCTCACCGGGAACGCCGTCGACACGACCGCGCCCGTCGCGGCGGCTGCCGTGTCCGACGAACCCATCGCCATCGTCGCGATGGGCTGCCGGTTCCCCGGTGGGGCGGACACCCCCGAGCGGCTGTGGCAGCTGCTCGCCGCCGGAGGCGACGCGGTCGGGGAGTTCCCCACCGACCGGGGCTGGGACCTGGCCCGGCTCTTCGACGCCGACCCCGCCAACGAGGGCACCAGCTACGCCCGCGAGGGTGCCTTCGTCCCCGCGGCCGCCGAGTTCGACGCCGGCTTCTTCGGCATCAGCCCGCGTGAGGCCCTCGCCATGGATCCCCAGCAGCGGCTGCTGCTGGAGACCTCCTGGGAGGCGATCGAACGGGCCGGCATCGACCCGCAGGCGCTGCGGGGCAGCTCCACCGGTGTCTTCGTGGGCACGAACTACCAGGACTACCGCAACCTGATGATCGGCGCCGAGGGCGCCGAGGGCCACCTGATGACCGGCAACGCCGGCAGCGTGCTCTCCGGCCGGGTGGCCTACACCTTCGGGCTGGAGGGGCCGGCCGTCTCGGTGGACACCGCCTGCTCCTCGTCGCTGGTGGCGCTGCACTGGGCCTGTCAGGCGCTCCGTTCCGCCGAATGCTCCCTCGCCCTGGTCGGCGGGGTCACCGTGATGGCCACCCCCGGCGTGTTCGTCGGCTTCAGTCGGCAGCGGGGGTTGGCCCCGGACGGCCGGGTCAAGGCGTTCGCCTCCGCCGCCGACGGGACGAGCTGGGGTGAGGGTGCCGGCATGCTGCTGGTGGAGCGGCTCAGCGACGCCCGGCGCAACGGCCACCCGGTACTGGCGGTGATCCGGGGCAGCGCGGTCAACCAGGACGGTGCGTCGAACGGTCTCACCGCCCCGAACGGCCCCGCCCAGCAGCGGGTGATCCGGCAGGCGCTGAGCAACGCCCGGCTCTCCGCAGCCGACGTGGACGCCGTGGAGGCGCACGGTACGGGCACCCGGCTCGGTGACCCGATCGAGGCGCAGGCCCTGCTCGCCACCTACGGACAGGAGCGCCCCGCCGACCGTCCGCTCTGGCTCGGGTCGGTGAAGTCGAACATCGGCCACACCCAGGCCGCTGCCGGTGTCGCCGGGATCATCAAGATGGTCCTCGCCATGCGGAACGGCTACCTGCCACCGACCCTGCACGTCGACGAGCCCACCGACCAGGTGGACTGGAGCGTCGGCGCGGTCGGACTGCTCACCGAGGGGCGGCCCTGGCCGCTGACCGGACGGCCGCGCCGCGCCGCCGTCTCCTCCTTCGGGATCAGCGGCACCAACGCCCACACCATCCTCGAGCAGGCCCCCGAACCGGCCGTGCCGGTCGTGTCCCCGGCCGAACTGCCGCTGGTGCCGGTGCTGCTGTCGGCGCGGACCGCCGCGTCGCTGGCCGCCCAGGCGGGCCCGTGGGCCGACCGGCTCACCGGGCCGCAGGCGGCGCCGCTGGTCGACGTCGGCTGGTCGTCGGCGGTCTCCCGGGCCGTGTTGGAGCACCGGGCGGTCGTCCTGGCCGCCGACCGGAAGGAACTGCGTGCCGGGCTGCGGGCGTTGGCACGTGGCGACGACTCCCCGCTGCTGGTCACCGGGGCGGCCACTGGAACGCCGAAGGTCGCGTACCTCTTCTCCGGACAGGGGGCGCAGCGCCCCGGGATGGGCCGCGAGCTGGCCGGGGCGTACCCCGTCTTCGCCGCCGCCCTGGACGAGGTCTGCGCGGTCCTCGACCCGCACCTGCCCCGACCGCTGCGCGAGGTGATGTTCGCCGAGGCCGGTACGGTCGAGGCCGACCTGCTGGACCGGACCGAGTTCACCCAGCCGGCGATCTTCGCCGTCGAGGTGGCGCTGTTCCGGCTCCTGAGCGCCTGGGGCCTGCGCCCCGACGTGGTCGCCGGCCACTCCATCGGCGAGTTCGCCGCCGCCCACGCCGCCGGGGTGCTCACTGTGGCCGACGCCGCCGAACTGGTCGCCGCGCGGGGCCGGCTCATGCAGGCGTTGCCCGACGGTGGGGCGATGGTCGCCGTCGCCGCGCCGGAGGCCGACGTGCGCGCCAGCCTCGGTGACCGCGCCGACCGGGTCTGCGTGGCCGCGGTGAACGGTCCCACAGCGGTGGTGCTCTCCGGCCCGGCCGACGCCGTCGAGGAGGTGACCGCCGAGTGGGCCGCGCGGGGCGTACGGACCCGTAGGTTGGCGGTCAGCCACGCGTTCCACAGCCCGCTGATGGACCCGGTGCTCGACGACCTCGCCACCGTCGCCGCGCGGCTGTCGCACCACGCCCCGACCATCCCGCTGGTCTCCACGGTCACCGGCGCGCCGGTCGACGCGACGGAGATGGGCACGCCGGGGTACTGGGTGCGGCACGCCCGGGGCGCGGTGCGCTTCGCCGACGCGGTCACCGCCCTGCGCCGGCAGGGCTGCACCGGGTTCGTGGAGGTCGGCCCGGACGGGGTGCTGACCGCCCTCACCCAGGCCGCCCTCGCCGACGGCGGGTCGGCCGGCGGGCGGCCCGCGCTGGTGGTGCCCACCCTGCGCCGGGACCGTCCGGAGTCGGCCGCCCTGCTGCGGGCGGTCGCCACGCTGCACGCGCACGGCTGGTCGCCGGACTGGCCGGCCCTCTACGCCGACGCCGAACCGCAGCCCGCCGACCTGCCCACCCACGTCTTCGACAGGCAGCGCTTCTGGCCCGAACCGCCAGCGTGGCTCACCGCGCCGGTCGACGAGCGGACCGAGACCGACAGCCGGTTCTGGACGGCGGTGGAGGCCGAGGACCTCGACTCGCTGCTGCGCGAGCTGGACGTCGACCGGGACCAGCCGTTCGGCACGGTGCTGCCGGCGCTGTCCGCCTGGCGGCGGCGCGGGCGCGAACGATCCATGGTGGACAGTGCCCGCTACCGGGAGCTCTGGCAGCCGCTGGCCGCGCCGACCACCCCCTCGGCGACGCCTCCGGAGCGTTGGCTGGTGCTGCTGCCCGCCGCCCTGGCGGGCGACCCCGGTCTGGACGCCTGCGTCCGGGCGCTCGGCGCGAACGTGACAACCGTGCCGGTGGACACCGCCGCCGACCCGGACGAGCTGGTCGGCGTCCTGGCCGACGCGCTGGCCCGCACCGACCAGCCGCTGTCGATCCTGTCCCTCCTCGGCCTGGACGACTCCCCGCACGCCGAGTACCCGGCGCTGCCGCGTGGCCTCGTGGCGACCGTGCAGCTCCTGCACGCGATGACCGACCTGGACGTGGCGGCCCGGCTCTGGTGCGCCACGCGGGGCGCGGTCGGGGTCGCCGACGGCGACGCGCCGGCCAGCCCCCGGCAGACGGCGCTGTGGGGGCTGGGCCGGGTGGCGGCGCTGGAACAGTCCGCCCGCTGGGCCGGGCTGGTCGACCTGCCGGCCGCGATCGACGGCGGGACCGCGACGCGGCTCGCCGACCTCCTCACCGGCGGCGTCGCCGAGGATCAGCTCGCCGTCCGGGACGCCGGGGTGTTCGTCCGCCGGCTCGCCCCGGCCGCCACCGTCGGCGAACCGGAGCCGTGGCGGCCCCGGGGCACCGTGCTGGTCACCGGCGGCACCGGCGCGCTCGGTGGGCACATCGCCCGTTGGGTGGCCGCCGCCGGCGCCGAACGGATCGTGCTGACCAGCCGGCGCGGCATCGACACGCCCGGCGCCGCCGAGCTGCTGGCCGAACTGGAGGCGTCCGGCGTCGACTGCCGGGTGGCCCGCTGCGACGCCGCCGACCGGGCCGCAATGACCGACCTGATCGCCGAGCTGCGGCGGGAGGGCCCGCCGCTGCGGACGGTGATGCACGCCGCCGGGGTCAGCGAGTTGGTGCCGCTGGCCGACACCACCCTGGAGGACCTGGCGTACGTCATCGGCCCGAAGCTGGTCGGCGCGGAACTGCTCGACGAACTGCTCGACGGCGTCGAGCTGGACGCGTTCGTGCTCTTCTCGTCGATCGCGGCCGTCTGGGGCAGCGGCGGGCAGGGCGCGTACGCGGCCGGCAACGCCTACCTGGACGCCTTCGCCCAGCGACGGCGGGCGCGGGGGCTGCCCGCCACGTCGGTGGCCTGGGGCCCGTGGACGGAGTCCGGCATGTTCGACGACAGCGGGCCGGAGCAGCTACGCCGTCGTGGCCTGCGGGTGATGCCGCCCGGCGTGGCGTTGGCCGGGCTGCGGCACGCCCTCGCCGTCGGGGACACCTGCGTCACCATCGTCGACATCGACTGGGCCACCTTCCACCCGCCGTTCACCGCGCTGCGGTCCAGCCCGCTCCTGGCCGACCTGCCGGCCGTACGGGAGCTGAACGCCGGTCCCGCCGAGTCGGTCGGCACCCCTGCCACGGTCGGTCGGGACCTGCTCGCCGAGCTGCGTCCGCTGCCCGCCGCCGAACGGCGCGGCAGCCTCCTGGAGATGGTCCGGGTGACCGCGGCGAAGGTCCTCGGCCACTCCACTGCGGACGCCGTCGACACCGAACGGGGTTTCCTCGACCTCGGGTTCGACTCGCTCACCGCGGTGGAACTGCGCAACCTGCTCAGCGCCGAGACGGGGCACGAACTGGCCACCACCGTCGTCTTCGACTACCCGACCGCGGCCGACCTCGCCGGCCACCTCTACGGGGAGCTCTTCGGCGACGAGGGCGAGCCCGTCGACGGTGGCGACGAGGAGACGGTCCGGCGGGTCCTCGCGGCGATCCCACTGGACCAGTTGCGCCGCTCCGGCCTGCTCGACCCGTTGTTGCGGCTCGCGCGGGACACCGGCGCGCCGGAGCCGGATCCGGCCGCTGCGCCGACCGCTCCGGTCGCCCCCGAGGCCGAGATCCGTGAACTCGACGTCGCCAGTCTGGTCCGGCTCGCCCTCGAAGGCTCCGACTCGTGA